In Pieris rapae chromosome 18, ilPieRapa1.1, whole genome shotgun sequence, one genomic interval encodes:
- the LOC111002568 gene encoding balbiani ring protein 3-like isoform X1, translated as MKSVLCISALLFMSHSAWSTIPLRDPCVCTRIYKPVCGSDGKTYGSDCVLSCKNSELDRSHHIKKLYDGECKEPLHPCICPNIYQPVCGSDGKTYGNDCELKCKNDELKRKRQPCVEEVSKGKCKSPCICPLNLSPVCGDDGNTYSNECVLDCKNKEENRNIKVDYKGECSDHCPCPANLDPICGDDGETYSNKCLLECRNNKLKREGKKQITVVSKGECPDICTCTADYNPVCGSDGNTYSNKCVLGCKDKEQQRNGGKHITVAYKGECSDLCPCPANLDPICGDDGETYSNKCLLECRNNKLKREGKKQITVVSKGECPDICTCTADYNPVCGSDGNTYSNKCVLGCKDKEQQRNGGKHITVAYKGECSDVCPCPANLNPICGDDGETYSNKCLLECRNNKLKREGKKQITVVSKGECPDICTCTADYNPVCGSDGNTYSNKCVLGCKDKEQQKNGGKHITVAYKGECSDVCACPFNYDPICGTDGKTYSNQCELDCENNKRKKNNQPIVKVSSSGPCTDKCVCTAISDPVCGDDGNTYSNKCVLDCKNKEENRNIKVDYKGECSDLCPCPANLDPICGDDGETYSNKCLLECRNHKLKRQGKKQITIVSKGECPDICLCTADYNPVCGSDGKTYSNKCVLGCKDKEQQRNGGKHITVAYKGECSDVCPCPANLNPICGDDGETYSNKCLLECRNNKLKREGKKQITVVSKGECPDICTCTADYNPVCGSDGNTYSNKCVLGCKDKEQQKNGGKHITVAYKGECSDVCACPFNYDPICGTDGKTYSNQCELDCENNKRKKNNQPIVKVSSSGPCTDKCVCTAISDPVCGDDGNTYSNKCVLDCKNKEENRNIKVDYKGECSDLCPCPANLDPICGDDGETYSNKCLLECRNHKLKRQGKKQITIVSKGECPDICLCTADYNPVCGSDGKTYSNKCVLGCKDKEQQRNGGKHITVAYKGECSDVCPCPANLNPICGDDGETYSNKCLLECRNNKLKREGKKQITVVSKGECPDICTCTADYNPVCGSDGNTYSNKCVLGCKDKEQQRNGGKHITVAYKGECSDVCACPFNYDPICGTDGKTYSNQCELDCENNKRKKNNQPIVKVSSSGPCTDKCVCTAISDPVCGDDGNTYSNKCVLDCKNKEENRNIKVDYKGECSDVCPCPANLNPICGDDGETYSNKCLLECRNNKLKRQGKKQITIVSKGECPDICLCTADYNPVCGSDGKTYSNKCVLGCKDKEQQRNGGKHITVAYKGECSDVCACPFNYDPICGTDGKTYSNQCELDCENNKRKKNNQPIVKVSSSGPCTDKCVCTAISDPVCGDDGNTYSNKCVLDCKNKEENRNIKVDYKGECSDVCPCPANLNPICGDDGETYSNKCLLECRNNKLKRQGKKQITIVSKGECPDICLCTADYNPVCGSDGKTYSNKCVLGCKDKEQQRNGGKHITVAYKGECSDVCACPFNYDPICGTDGKTYSNQCELDCENNKRKKNNQPIVKVSSSGPCTDKCVCTAISDPVCGDDGNTYSNKCVLDCKNKEENRNIKVDYKGECSDVCPCPANLNPICGDDGETYSNKCLLECRNNKLKRQGKKQITIVSKGECPDICLCTADYNPVCGSDGKTYSNKCVLGCKDKEQQRNGGKHITVAYKGECSDVCACPFNYDPICGTDGKTYSNQCELDCENNKRKKNNQPIVKVSSSGPCTDKCVCTAISDPVCGDDGNTYSNKCVLDCKNKEENRNIKVDYKGECSDLCPCPANLDPICGDDGETYSNKCLLECRNHKLKRQGKKQITIVSKGECPDICLCTADYNPVCGSDGKTYSNKCVLGCKDKEQQRNGGKHITVAYKGECSDVCACPLNYDPICGTDGKTYSNQCELDCENNNRKKNNKTIIHPAYTGKCEEGCFCIELYQPVCGSDGKTYGNSCKLGCRNIELEKNHQPSIRQIHEGACDGGCVCNGVVQPVCGSDGQTYTNECELSCVSRKLVKNGLSPLTVSNRDLCQYPCRCYSTIIPVCGTDNKSYQNLCVLQCASRNNQQLNLDLQYRGACQSCSCSKIYEPVCGSDGNTYDNECKLNCESKRVGKLHLHLFVAYRGECECPCPEIDDPFCASDGNTYGNKCALDCENKVRCRQNEKPLTISYQGQCRAYNYFNCDACPHLYRPVCGDNGISYWNICFLYCDAVNNLKNKRSPVMLCDLGPC; from the exons ATGAAGTCGGTACTTT GTATTTCAGCCTTACTTTTTATGTCACATTCAGCATGGAGTACGATCCCACTTCGTGATCCATGCGTCTGTACTAGAATTTATAAGCCAGTCTGTGGCAGTGACGGTAAGACTTACGGCAGCGATTGCGTACTCTCCTGTAAAAATTCAGAGCTGGACAGATCAcaccatataaaaaaattatatgatggAGAGTGTAAAGAACCATTACATCCGTGCATTTGTCCCAATATCTATCAACCTGTGTGTGGTAGCGATGGAAAAACGTATGGGAATGATTGCGAACTGAAATGTAAAAACGACGAACTGAAAAGAAAAAGACAACCTTGTGTAGAAGAGGTAAGCAAGGGCAAGTGCAAGTCACCTTGTATATGTCCTTTAAATTTGTCACCTGTATGTGGAGATGATGGGAACACGTACAGCAATGAATGTGTACtagattgtaaaaataaagaagaaaatcGTAACATAAAAGTTGATTATAAAGGAGAATGTTCCGATCATTGTCCATGTCCCGCTAATTTAGACCCAATCTGTGGTGATGATGGAGAAACCTACAGCAATAAATGTTTACTAGAATGTCGAAACAACAAGTTAAAACGAGAaggtaaaaaacaaattactgtCGTTAGCAAAGGTGAATGCCCTGATATTTGTACATGCACTGCTGACTATAATCCCGTTTGTGGAAGTGACGGAAACacatatagtaataaatgtgtCTTGGGGTGTAAAGATAAAGAACAACAAAGAAATGGGGGTAAGCATATAACTGTAGCATATAAAGGAGAATGTTCTGATCTCTGTCCATGTCCCGCTAATTTAGACCCAATCTGTGGTGATGATGGAGAAACCTACAGCAATAAATGTTTACTAGAATGTCGAAACAACAAGTTAAAACGAGAaggtaaaaaacaaattactgtCGTTAGCAAAGGTGAATGCCCTGATATTTGTACATGCACTGCTGACTATAATCCCGTTTGTGGAAGTGACGGAAACacatatagtaataaatgtgtCTTGGGGTGTAAAGATAAAGAACAACAAAGAAATGGGGGTAAGCATATAACTGTAGCATATAAAGGAGAATGTTCTGATGTATGTCCATGTCCCGCAAATTTAAATCCGATCTGTGGTGACGATGGAGAAACCTACAGCAATAAATGTTTACTAGAATGTCGAAACAACAAGTTAAAACGAGAaggtaaaaaacaaattactgtCGTTAGCAAAGGTGAATGCCCTGATATTTGTACATGCACTGCTGACTATAATCCCGTTTGTGGAAGTGACGGAAACacatatagtaataaatgtgtCTTGGGGTGTAAAGATAaagaacaacaaaaaaatgggGGTAAGCATATAACTGTAGCATATAAAGGAGAATGTTCTGATGTATGTGCATGTCCATTTAACTATGACCCTATATGTGGAACTGATGGAAAAACCTATTCTAATCAATGTGAACTTGATTGTGAAAATAATAAGCGAAAGAAGAATAACCAGCCTATTGTGAAAGTCTCCAGTTCAGGTCCGTGCACTGATAAGTGCGTATGCACTGCAATTTCAGACCCAGTGTGTGGAGATGATGGGAACACGTACAGCAATAAATGTGTACtagattgtaaaaataaagaagaaaatcGTAACATAAAAGTTGATTATAAAGGAGAATGTTCTGATCTCTGTCCATGTCCCGCTAATTTAGACCCAATCTGTGGTGATGATGGAGAAACCTACAGCAATAAATGTTTGCTAGAATGTCGAAACCACAAGTTAAAACGACAaggtaaaaaacaaattactatCGTTAGCAAAGGCGAATGCCCGGATATTTGTTTATGCACTGCTGACTATAATCCCGTTTGTGGAAGTGACGGAAAAAcgtatagtaataaatgtgtCTTGGGGTGTAAAGATAAAGAACAACAAAGAAATGGGGGTAAGCATATAACTGTAGCATATAAAGGAGAATGTTCTGATGTATGTCCATGTCCCGCAAATTTAAATCCGATCTGTGGTGACGATGGAGAAACCTACAGCAATAAATGTTTACTAGAATGTCGAAACAACAAGTTAAAACGAGAaggtaaaaaacaaattactgtCGTTAGCAAAGGTGAATGCCCTGATATTTGTACATGCACTGCTGACTATAATCCCGTTTGTGGAAGTGACGGAAACacatatagtaataaatgtgtCTTGGGGTGTAAAGATAaagaacaacaaaaaaatgggGGTAAGCATATAACTGTAGCATATAAAGGAGAATGTTCTGATGTATGTGCATGTCCATTTAACTATGACCCTATATGTGGAACTGATGGAAAAACCTATTCTAATCAATGTGAACTTGATTGTGAAAATAATAAGCGAAAGAAGAATAACCAGCCTATTGTGAAAGTCTCCAGTTCAGGTCCGTGCACTGATAAGTGCGTATGCACTGCAATTTCAGACCCAGTGTGTGGAGATGATGGGAACACGTACAGCAATAAATGTGTACtagattgtaaaaataaagaagaaaatcGTAACATAAAAGTTGATTATAAAGGAGAATGTTCTGATCTCTGTCCATGTCCCGCTAATTTAGACCCAATCTGTGGTGATGATGGAGAAACCTACAGCAATAAATGTTTGCTAGAATGTCGAAACCACAAGTTAAAACGACAaggtaaaaaacaaattactatCGTTAGCAAAGGCGAATGCCCGGATATTTGTTTATGCACTGCTGACTATAATCCCGTTTGTGGAAGTGACGGAAAAAcgtatagtaataaatgtgtCTTGGGGTGTAAAGATAAAGAACAACAAAGAAATGGGGGTAAGCATATAACTGTAGCATATAAAGGAGAATGTTCTGATGTATGTCCATGTCCCGCAAATTTAAATCCGATCTGTGGTGACGATGGAGAAACCTACAGCAATAAATGTTTACTAGAATGTCGAAACAACAAGTTAAAACGAGAaggtaaaaaacaaattactgtCGTTAGCAAAGGTGAATGCCCTGATATTTGTACATGCACTGCTGACTATAATCCCGTTTGTGGAAGTGACGGAAACacatatagtaataaatgtgtCTTGGGGTGTAAAGATAAAGAACAACAAAGAAATGGGGGTAAGCATATAACTGTAGCATATAAAGGAGAATGTTCTGATGTATGTGCATGTCCATTTAACTATGACCCTATATGTGGAACTGATGGAAAAACCTATTCTAATCAATGTGAACTTGATTGTGAAAATAATAAGCGAAAGAAGAATAACCAGCCTATTGTGAAAGTCTCCAGTTCAGGTCCGTGCACTGATAAGTGCGTATGCACTGCAATTTCAGACCCAGTGTGTGGAGATGATGGGAACACGTACAGCAATAAATGTGTACtagattgtaaaaataaagaagaaaatcGTAACATAAAAGTTGATTATAAAGGAGAATGTTCTGATGTATGTCCATGTCCCGCAAATTTAAATCCGATCTGTGGTGACGATGGAGAAACCTACAGCAATAAATGTTTACTAGAATGTCGAAACAACAAGTTAAAACGACAaggtaaaaaacaaattactatCGTTAGCAAAGGCGAATGCCCGGATATTTGTTTATGCACTGCTGACTATAATCCCGTTTGTGGAAGTGACGGAAAAAcgtatagtaataaatgtgtCTTGGGGTGTAAAGATAAAGAACAACAAAGAAATGGGGGTAAGCATATAACTGTAGCATATAAAGGAGAATGTTCTGATGTATGTGCATGTCCATTTAACTATGACCCTATATGTGGAACTGATGGAAAAACCTATTCTAATCAATGTGAACTTGATTGTGAAAATAATAAGCGAAAGAAGAATAACCAGCCTATTGTGAAAGTCTCCAGTTCAGGTCCGTGCACTGATAAGTGCGTATGCACTGCAATTTCAGACCCAGTGTGTGGAGATGATGGGAACACGTACAGCAATAAATGTGTACtagattgtaaaaataaagaagaaaatcGTAACATAAAAGTTGATTATAAAGGAGAATGTTCTGATGTATGTCCATGTCCCGCAAATTTAAATCCGATCTGTGGTGACGATGGAGAAACCTACAGCAATAAATGTTTACTAGAATGTCGAAACAACAAGTTAAAACGACAaggtaaaaaacaaattactatCGTTAGCAAAGGCGAATGCCCGGATATTTGTTTATGCACTGCTGACTATAATCCCGTTTGTGGAAGTGACGGAAAAAcgtatagtaataaatgtgtCTTGGGGTGTAAAGATAAAGAACAACAAAGAAATGGGGGTAAGCATATAACTGTAGCATATAAAGGAGAATGTTCTGATGTATGTGCATGTCCATTTAACTATGACCCTATATGTGGAACTGATGGAAAAACCTATTCTAATCAATGTGAACTTGATTGTGAAAATAATAAGCGAAAGAAGAATAACCAGCCTATTGTGAAAGTCTCCAGTTCAGGTCCGTGCACTGATAAGTGCGTATGCACTGCAATTTCAGACCCAGTGTGTGGAGATGATGGGAACACGTACAGCAATAAATGTGTACtagattgtaaaaataaagaagaaaatcGTAACATAAAAGTTGATTATAAAGGAGAATGTTCTGATGTATGTCCATGTCCCGCAAATTTAAATCCGATCTGTGGTGACGATGGAGAAACCTACAGCAATAAATGTTTACTAGAATGTCGAAACAACAAGTTAAAACGACAaggtaaaaaacaaattactatCGTTAGCAAAGGCGAATGCCCGGATATTTGTTTATGCACTGCTGACTATAATCCCGTTTGTGGAAGTGACGGAAAAAcgtatagtaataaatgtgtCTTGGGGTGTAAAGATAAAGAACAACAAAGAAATGGGGGTAAGCATATAACTGTAGCATATAAAGGAGAATGTTCTGATGTATGTGCATGTCCATTTAACTATGACCCTATATGTGGAACTGATGGAAAAACCTATTCTAATCAATGTGAACTTGATTGTGAAAATAATAAGCGAAAGAAGAATAACCAGCCTATTGTGAAAGTCTCCAGTTCAGGTCCGTGCACTGATAAGTGCGTATGCACTGCAATTTCAGACCCAGTGTGTGGAGATGATGGGAACACGTACAGCAATAAATGTGTACtagattgtaaaaataaagaagaaaatcGTAACATAAAAGTTGATTATAAAGGAGAATGTTCTGATCTCTGTCCATGTCCCGCTAATTTAGACCCAATCTGTGGTGATGATGGAGAAACCTACAGCAATAAATGTTTGCTAGAATGTCGAAACCACAAGTTAAAACGACAaggtaaaaaacaaattactatCGTTAGCAAAGGCGAATGCCCGGATATTTGTTTATGCACTGCTGACTATAATCCCGTTTGTGGAAGTGACGGAAAAAcgtatagtaataaatgtgtCTTGGGGTGTAAAGATAAAGAACAACAAAGAAATGGAGGTAAGCATATAACTGTAGCATATAAAGGAGAATGTTCAGATGTATGTGCCTGTCCATTGAACTATGACCCTATATGTGGAACTGATGGTAAAACCTATTCTAATCAATGTGAACTTGActgtgaaaataataatcgaaaaaaaaataacaaaactattatCCACCCAGCTTATACAGGAAAGTGTGAGGAAGGGTGTTTCTGTATAGAACTTTATCAACCAGTGTGTGGCAGTGACGGCAAAACTTATGGGAATAGCTGCAAGCTAGGATGTAGAAACATAGAActggaaaaaaatcatcagccaAGTATACGCCAAATTCATGAGGGAGCATGTGATGGCGGATGCGTATGCAATGGTGTAGTTCAGCCGGTTTGTGGTAGCGATGGACAAACATATACAAATGAATGTGAATTGTCTTGTGTAAGTAGAAAATTGGTTAAAAACGGTTTATCTCCTTTAACTGTTTCTAATAGAGACCTTTGCCAATACCCGTGCAGATGTTATAGTACTATCATTCCTGTTTGTGGAACCGATAACAAATCGTACCAAAATCTATGCGTTCTGCAATGTGCCAGTCGCAACAACCAACAACTAAACCTCGATTTGCAATACAGAGGAGCATGCCAGAGTTGTTCCTgctcaaaaatatatgaaccAGTTTGTGGAAGTGATGGAAACACATATGACAACGAATGCAAATTAAACTGTGAAAGTAAGAGAGTTGGAAAATTACACCTACACTTATTTGTCGCTTACAGAGGCGAATGTGAATGCCCTTGTCCTGAAATCGATGATCCTTTTTGTGCAAGCGACGGAAACACATATGGTAACAAATGCGCCCTTGACTGCGAAAACAAAGTACGTTGTCGTCAGAACGAAAAGCCTCTAACTATATCGTATCAAGGACAATGTCGCGCGTACAACTATTTTAATTGCGATGCCTGTCCCCACCTGTATCGCCCCGTTTGCGGTGACAATGGCATCTCCTATTGGAACATTTGTTTCTTATACTGCGATgcagttaataatttaaaaaataaacgatcACCTGTTATGCTTTGTGATCTTGGTCCTTGTTAA
- the LOC111002568 gene encoding serine protease inhibitor Kazal-type 5-like isoform X5 — MKSVLCISALLFMSHSAWSTIPLRDPCVCTRIYKPVCGSDGKTYGSDCVLSCKNSELDRSHHIKKLYDGECKEPLHPCICPNIYQPVCGSDGKTYGNDCELKCKNDELKRKRQPCVEEVSKGKCKSPCICPLNLSPVCGDDGNTYSNECVLDCKNKEENRNIKVDYKGECSDHCPCPANLDPICGDDGETYSNKCLLECRNNKLKREGKKQITVVSKGECPDICTCTADYNPVCGSDGNTYSNKCVLGCKDKEQQRNGGKHITVAYKGECSDVCPCPANLNPICGDDGETYSNKCLLECRNNKLKRQGKKQITIVSKGECPDICLCTADYNPVCGSDGKTYSNKCVLGCKDKEQQRNGGKHITVAYKGECSDVCACPFNYDPICGTDGKTYSNQCELDCENNKRKKNNQPIVKVSSSGPCTDKCVCTAISDPVCGDDGNTYSNKCVLDCKNKEENRNIKVDYKGECSDVCPCPANLNPICGDDGETYSNKCLLECRNNKLKRQGKKQITIVSKGECPDICLCTADYNPVCGSDGKTYSNKCVLGCKDKEQQRNGGKHITVAYKGECSDVCACPFNYDPICGTDGKTYSNQCELDCENNKRKKNNQPIVKVSSSGPCTDKCVCTAISDPVCGDDGNTYSNKCVLDCKNKEENRNIKVDYKGECSDVCPCPANLNPICGDDGETYSNKCLLECRNNKLKRQGKKQITIVSKGECPDICLCTADYNPVCGSDGKTYSNKCVLGCKDKEQQRNGGKHITVAYKGECSDVCACPFNYDPICGTDGKTYSNQCELDCENNKRKKNNQPIVKVSSSGPCTDKCVCTAISDPVCGDDGNTYSNKCVLDCKNKEENRNIKVDYKGECSDLCPCPANLDPICGDDGETYSNKCLLECRNHKLKRQGKKQITIVSKGECPDICLCTADYNPVCGSDGKTYSNKCVLGCKDKEQQRNGGKHITVAYKGECSDVCACPLNYDPICGTDGKTYSNQCELDCENNNRKKNNKTIIHPAYTGKCEEGCFCIELYQPVCGSDGKTYGNSCKLGCRNIELEKNHQPSIRQIHEGACDGGCVCNGVVQPVCGSDGQTYTNECELSCVSRKLVKNGLSPLTVSNRDLCQYPCRCYSTIIPVCGTDNKSYQNLCVLQCASRNNQQLNLDLQYRGACQSCSCSKIYEPVCGSDGNTYDNECKLNCESKRVGKLHLHLFVAYRGECECPCPEIDDPFCASDGNTYGNKCALDCENKVRCRQNEKPLTISYQGQCRAYNYFNCDACPHLYRPVCGDNGISYWNICFLYCDAVNNLKNKRSPVMLCDLGPC, encoded by the exons ATGAAGTCGGTACTTT GTATTTCAGCCTTACTTTTTATGTCACATTCAGCATGGAGTACGATCCCACTTCGTGATCCATGCGTCTGTACTAGAATTTATAAGCCAGTCTGTGGCAGTGACGGTAAGACTTACGGCAGCGATTGCGTACTCTCCTGTAAAAATTCAGAGCTGGACAGATCAcaccatataaaaaaattatatgatggAGAGTGTAAAGAACCATTACATCCGTGCATTTGTCCCAATATCTATCAACCTGTGTGTGGTAGCGATGGAAAAACGTATGGGAATGATTGCGAACTGAAATGTAAAAACGACGAACTGAAAAGAAAAAGACAACCTTGTGTAGAAGAGGTAAGCAAGGGCAAGTGCAAGTCACCTTGTATATGTCCTTTAAATTTGTCACCTGTATGTGGAGATGATGGGAACACGTACAGCAATGAATGTGTACtagattgtaaaaataaagaagaaaatcGTAACATAAAAGTTGATTATAAAGGAGAATGTTCCGATCATTGTCCATGTCCCGCTAATTTAGACCCAATCTGTGGTGATGATGGAGAAACCTACAGCAATAAATGTTTACTAGAATGTCGAAACAACAAGTTAAAACGAGAaggtaaaaaacaaattactgtCGTTAGCAAAGGTGAATGCCCTGATATTTGTACATGCACTGCTGACTATAATCCCGTTTGTGGAAGTGACGGAAACacatatagtaataaatgtgtCTTGGGGTGTAAAGATAAAGAACAACAAAGAAATGGGGGTAAGCATATAACTGTAGCATATAAAG GAGAATGTTCTGATGTATGTCCATGTCCCGCAAATTTAAATCCGATCTGTGGTGACGATGGAGAAACCTACAGCAATAAATGTTTACTAGAATGTCGAAACAACAAGTTAAAACGACAaggtaaaaaacaaattactatCGTTAGCAAAGGCGAATGCCCGGATATTTGTTTATGCACTGCTGACTATAATCCCGTTTGTGGAAGTGACGGAAAAAcgtatagtaataaatgtgtCTTGGGGTGTAAAGATAAAGAACAACAAAGAAATGGGGGTAAGCATATAACTGTAGCATATAAAGGAGAATGTTCTGATGTATGTGCATGTCCATTTAACTATGACCCTATATGTGGAACTGATGGAAAAACCTATTCTAATCAATGTGAACTTGATTGTGAAAATAATAAGCGAAAGAAGAATAACCAGCCTATTGTGAAAGTCTCCAGTTCAGGTCCGTGCACTGATAAGTGCGTATGCACTGCAATTTCAGACCCAGTGTGTGGAGATGATGGGAACACGTACAGCAATAAATGTGTACtagattgtaaaaataaagaagaaaatcGTAACATAAAAGTTGATTATAAAGGAGAATGTTCTGATGTATGTCCATGTCCCGCAAATTTAAATCCGATCTGTGGTGACGATGGAGAAACCTACAGCAATAAATGTTTACTAGAATGTCGAAACAACAAGTTAAAACGACAaggtaaaaaacaaattactatCGTTAGCAAAGGCGAATGCCCGGATATTTGTTTATGCACTGCTGACTATAATCCCGTTTGTGGAAGTGACGGAAAAAcgtatagtaataaatgtgtCTTGGGGTGTAAAGATAAAGAACAACAAAGAAATGGGGGTAAGCATATAACTGTAGCATATAAAGGAGAATGTTCTGATGTATGTGCATGTCCATTTAACTATGACCCTATATGTGGAACTGATGGAAAAACCTATTCTAATCAATGTGAACTTGATTGTGAAAATAATAAGCGAAAGAAGAATAACCAGCCTATTGTGAAAGTCTCCAGTTCAGGTCCGTGCACTGATAAGTGCGTATGCACTGCAATTTCAGACCCAGTGTGTGGAGATGATGGGAACACGTACAGCAATAAATGTGTACtagattgtaaaaataaagaagaaaatcGTAACATAAAAGTTGATTATAAAGGAGAATGTTCTGATGTATGTCCATGTCCCGCAAATTTAAATCCGATCTGTGGTGACGATGGAGAAACCTACAGCAATAAATGTTTACTAGAATGTCGAAACAACAAGTTAAAACGACAaggtaaaaaacaaattactatCGTTAGCAAAGGCGAATGCCCGGATATTTGTTTATGCACTGCTGACTATAATCCCGTTTGTGGAAGTGACGGAAAAAcgtatagtaataaatgtgtCTTGGGGTGTAAAGATAAAGAACAACAAAGAAATGGGGGTAAGCATATAACTGTAGCATATAAAGGAGAATGTTCTGATGTATGTGCATGTCCATTTAACTATGACCCTATATGTGGAACTGATGGAAAAACCTATTCTAATCAATGTGAACTTGATTGTGAAAATAATAAGCGAAAGAAGAATAACCAGCCTATTGTGAAAGTCTCCAGTTCAGGTCCGTGCACTGATAAGTGCGTATGCACTGCAATTTCAGACCCAGTGTGTGGAGATGATGGGAACACGTACAGCAATAAATGTGTACtagattgtaaaaataaagaagaaaatcGTAACATAAAAGTTGATTATAAAGGAGAATGTTCTGATCTCTGTCCATGTCCCGCTAATTTAGACCCAATCTGTGGTGATGATGGAGAAACCTACAGCAATAAATGTTTGCTAGAATGTCGAAACCACAAGTTAAAACGACAaggtaaaaaacaaattactatCGTTAGCAAAGGCGAATGCCCGGATATTTGTTTATGCACTGCTGACTATAATCCCGTTTGTGGAAGTGACGGAAAAAcgtatagtaataaatgtgtCTTGGGGTGTAAAGATAAAGAACAACAAAGAAATGGAGGTAAGCATATAACTGTAGCATATAAAGGAGAATGTTCAGATGTATGTGCCTGTCCATTGAACTATGACCCTATATGTGGAACTGATGGTAAAACCTATTCTAATCAATGTGAACTTGActgtgaaaataataatcgaaaaaaaaataacaaaactattatCCACCCAGCTTATACAGGAAAGTGTGAGGAAGGGTGTTTCTGTATAGAACTTTATCAACCAGTGTGTGGCAGTGACGGCAAAACTTATGGGAATAGCTGCAAGCTAGGATGTAGAAACATAGAActggaaaaaaatcatcagccaAGTATACGCCAAATTCATGAGGGAGCATGTGATGGCGGATGCGTATGCAATGGTGTAGTTCAGCCGGTTTGTGGTAGCGATGGACAAACATATACAAATGAATGTGAATTGTCTTGTGTAAGTAGAAAATTGGTTAAAAACGGTTTATCTCCTTTAACTGTTTCTAATAGAGACCTTTGCCAATACCCGTGCAGATGTTATAGTACTATCATTCCTGTTTGTGGAACCGATAACAAATCGTACCAAAATCTATGCGTTCTGCAATGTGCCAGTCGCAACAACCAACAACTAAACCTCGATTTGCAATACAGAGGAGCATGCCAGAGTTGTTCCTgctcaaaaatatatgaaccAGTTTGTGGAAGTGATGGAAACACATATGACAACGAATGCAAATTAAACTGTGAAAGTAAGAGAGTTGGAAAATTACACCTACACTTATTTGTCGCTTACAGAGGCGAATGTGAATGCCCTTGTCCTGAAATCGATGATCCTTTTTGTGCAAGCGACGGAAACACATATGGTAACAAATGCGCCCTTGACTGCGAAAACAAAGTACGTTGTCGTCAGAACGAAAAGCCTCTAACTATATCGTATCAAGGACAATGTCGCGCGTACAACTATTTTAATTGCGATGCCTGTCCCCACCTGTATCGCCCCGTTTGCGGTGACAATGGCATCTCCTATTGGAACATTTGTTTCTTATACTGCGATgcagttaataatttaaaaaataaacgatcACCTGTTATGCTTTGTGATCTTGGTCCTTGTTAA